A single Oncorhynchus tshawytscha isolate Ot180627B linkage group LG01, Otsh_v2.0, whole genome shotgun sequence DNA region contains:
- the rufy2 gene encoding RUN and FYVE domain-containing protein 2 isoform X5: MATPAEQDLALAEAESNKEKSQVFGILRLQEEKSSGEKASTTTMMAGDGRWQAPIFALARKASETFSGSSSHVLAKVAEPTSFVNEWSVPALRDPMSMERTNLLNMAKLSIKGLIESALSFGRTLDSDYPPLQQFFVVMEHCLKHGLKVKKSFLGYNKSLWGPLEMVEKLCPEAGEIAASVRDLPGLKTPLGRARAWLRLALMQKRLADYLRLLITRKDLLSDFYDNSAVMVEEEGAVIVGLLVGLNVIDANLCVKGEDLDTQVGVIDFSMYLKNDIDDYRSGERNGQVAAILDQKNYVEELNRQLNSSVHGLQGRVDNLEKSNSKLIEELAIAKNNIIKLQEENHQLRNENTIILIKAQQQLEVTQVDVDVELDTYKQSRQGLDEMYNEARRQLREECQLRQDVENELVVQVSMKQEMDLAMKLLEKDIHEKQDTLIGLRHQLDEVKAINVEMYTKMQTSDDGMKQKNDMITRLEEKTNQITATMKQLEQSDKDLLSQTRTLTMSFVKCASTDTENQYKLVKDISF; the protein is encoded by the exons ATGGCGACACCTGCAGAGCAAGACCTTGCATTAGCTGAAGCAGAAAGCAACAAGGAGAAGTCTCAAGTATTTGGAATCCTTAGGTTACAGGAAGAAAAATCGTCCGGTGAAAAAGCTAGCACCACGACCATGATGGCAGGGGATGGGAGATGGCAGGCGCCCATATTTGCCCTAGCCAGGAAAGCATCGGAGACCTTTTCAGGAAGCAGCAGTCATGTTCTAGCAAAGGTAGCGGAACCCACATCTTTTGTAAACGAATGGAGTGTCCCAG CTCTGCGGGACCCTATGTCGATGGAGAGAACTAACCTGCTGAACATGGCCAAGCTCAGCATCAAAGGACTGATCGAGTCGGCCCTCAGTTTTGGACGCACCCTGGACTCCGACTACCCTCCACTCCAGCAGTTCTTTGTTGTCATGGAGCACTGCCTCAAACATGGCCTCAAAG TGAAGAAGTCCTTTCTTGGATACAACAAGTCACTGTGGGGTCCTCTGGAGATGGTGGAGAAGTTGTGTCCTGAGGCAGGAGAGATTGCAGCCAGCGTCAGGGACCTACCAGGactaaa GACTCCACTGGGCAGAGCTCGGGCCTGGCTGCGTCTGGCCCTGATGCAGAAGAGGCTGGCTGATTACCTCCGCCTTCTGATCACCAGAAAGGACCTGCTGAG TGATTTCTATGACAACTCTgctgtgatggtagaggaggagggtgcTGTCATTGTTGGCCTGCTGGTGGGACTCAATGTGATCGATGCCAACCTGTGTGTCAAGGGCGAGGACCTGGATACACAG GTTGGGGTCATTGACTTCTCAATGTACTTGAAAAATGACATTGATGACTACAGAAGTGGAGAAAG GAATGGTCAAGTAGCAGCCATCCTAGACCAGAAGAACTACGTTGAAGAATTAAATAGGCAGCTTAA TTCTTCAGTACACGGCTTACAAGGGAGGGTCGATAACTTGGAGAAATCAAACTCTAAACTCATTGAGGAG CTGGCGATTGCAAAAAATAACATAATCAAACTGCAAGAGGAGAACCATCAGCTTAGAAATGAGAACACTATTATTCTCATAAAAGCTCAGCAGCAACTTGAG GTGACCCAGGTTGACGTGGATGTGGAGCTGGACACCTATAAGCAGTCGAGGCAGGGCCTTGACGAGATGTACAATGAGGCCAGGAGACAGCTCAGGGAGGAGTGTCAACTACGCCAG GATGTGGAAAATGAGTTGGTGGTACAGGTGAGCATGAAGCAGGAGATGGATCTGGCCATGAAACTGTTGGAAAAGGACATTCACGAAAAACAGGACACACTGATCGGCCTGCGCCACCAGCTGGATGAAGTCAAGGCCATCAATGTGGAAATGTACACAAAAATGCAG ACTTCTGATGATGGCATGAAACAGAAGAACGACATGATCACTCGTTTGGAGGAGAAGACCAATCAAATCACAGCAACCATGAAACAGCTGGAGCAAAG TGATAAAGATTTGCTGAGCCAGACACGCACACTCACCATGTCATTTGTAAAATGTGCCAGCACAGACACTGAGAACCAATACAAGCTTGTTAAAGACATCTCTTTCTGA